In a genomic window of Rhinoraja longicauda isolate Sanriku21f chromosome 23, sRhiLon1.1, whole genome shotgun sequence:
- the LOC144605065 gene encoding uncharacterized protein LOC144605065 isoform X2 has protein sequence MFSTTANLGMEAVTTRKALAETSVHSSTTSETTSEIASTLGASDINRTVPSGKSIGLVIGASMGSCLVILLVILLFVWPLVCKNRNWCTRPAVAEHELTPMALTEVQTVVTTSESGLLQRGAES, from the exons ATGTTCAGCACCACAG CCAACTTAGGAATGGAAGCAGTAACAACCAGGAAAGCACTGGCAGAAACATCAGTACATTCTTCCACAACTTCAGAAACAACTTCTGAAATTGCTTCTACTCTTGGTGCCTCAG ATATCAATCGCACAGTGCCTTCTGGAAAGAGCATTGGATTAGTCATCG GGGCCAGCATGGGCAGCTGCCTCGTCATATTGCTGGTCATTTTACTCTTCGTTTGGCCATTGGTTTGTAAAAACAGAAA TTGGTGCACCAGGCCAGCCGTCGCTGAGCATGAACTGACTCCGATGGCACTGACGGAGGTACAAACAGTGGTCACCACAAGCGAGTCTGGACTTTTACAGCGAGGAGCAGAGAGTTGA